In the Ictidomys tridecemlineatus isolate mIctTri1 chromosome 10, mIctTri1.hap1, whole genome shotgun sequence genome, GAATTATAATTCTCAAATACACATTACGTATTTGGAACCATCTCTGACACACAGTTAGCACCCTATATGCACTAGCTCTCTTTAACTcgcttttttttgtgtgtggggggggttaccagggattgaaccccgggggggggggggacttaaacctctgagctacatctccagcccctttttcatactttatttggagacagggtcgcactaagttgtttaaggtctcactaagttgctgaggctggctttgaactctcagtcctcctgcctcagcctcctaatccGCTAGGATTGCAGAAATGCGCCACCACTCATGGCCACATTAGCTCACCACGCACATTAACTTTTTAGTGTCCCCAGGCCCTACCACTCCTGAAACACTGAGCTTGGTAACATAATTGGATTAAAGTTAATTGAAAGATTGATTTCATGGATAGTGTCctattaacatatatttaaaatactgataTTTCTTTACATAGTATCTGAAACTTACACTAGGCATCCATAATATTAACTACCAAAGTAAATGATGTATATTATTTATAGGACAGAAAACCAAAAGTTCCTCTCATTTGCCTAAATGGGACTATATATTGCAGAAAGCATTCTGGGTTTGACTCCACCTCAACCAAAACACTATACCAAAGGTTGACTCTAAGGAGGCAGGGACCTTGCTTCCATCCATCTTACTTGTTCTGAGCATTTCCAAATTTGCCAAAGGGATCCCCAGCCTGCCCTCCATCCCCAGTGAATATGTACATGTAGCCATCCAGACCAAAAAGAAGTTGTCCACCATTATGATTTGAGGCTGGTTCTTCTATCTCCAAGATGaccctggaaaagaaaaagaaacttcactTTGACACAGCTAAAGCTACATCCTCTAGAGACACCCCAAATAGACTGGTCCAAGCAGCCAAGACCTGCTTCAGGAATCACAAAGCAAGTAGCTTGGGGTTCTGAGATGATCCCTCTTTCCTTCTACAACTCCTTCATGGGTCATTTTTATTCCAAACCATGATTTCATAAGCTGAGACACAGTCAGGAAAACAACCCTCCCTTTCTAGCTCTTGCCTATTAGTCTCTGGCTCTATATGAactttcaatttctttgtttGAGCAAGTTAGCAGGGATGGATCTATCCATTCCTCATGCTCTCTCCAATCTTTCAATCTATCTGTGATGGAAAAGGAGGCAAGgtagaaagaagaggagaaatgggCAGGGTGGTAGAGTGAAAAGAACATGAACTGAGGTCAGCTAGAACTGGGATCATTTGATCTCGTATCACTAGTGTTATGGCCTTATGCCACAGCTTCTTGCAAGATCCCACATTCAAGCTAAAGGGCCTGGAATCTAAGGGCCACACAATAATTAGAAGCTGTAATTATTGAagcagtgattgaactcaggaacactcgaCCTCAGActaccagccctattttgcattttatttagagacagggtctcactgagttgcttagcacctcgccattgctgaggctggctttgaactcacgatcctcctgtcccagcctccagagctgctgggattacaggctgtgctGCTGTGCCTGGCTCACTGTATTTTTTATAATCACTTCTCAATCCCTCTGGCTGCTAGTTCTTGCTTATCCTCTGTGAAGACAACTAAGTCAGGCTCTAATTCGGATTGTCACATCCCATAAAAACCCTTGCCTAAAGAGTCTAACTTGGGCTGTCCTCATTAATTGACGATTCGTTTAACATTTTAAGCTAGTGTTCTAAAACCAGCAAGGTTCCATCTCTTGTCATTTCAAAGGGCTGATCCGCATTATTTCAGAACACAGTAGAGGTGCATTTGCATGAGTCCATCTCACCTCTCCGATTTGGGGTCAGCTTTATTGGGATCGGCCTGAGAAACCTTCATCTCACTAATCCGGATCTTTTCTACCTTCTTCTTGCCCAGgcatgaataataaatatagaaCTTTCTGTTGCGACGGAATTTGGGGTGAAAAGCCAATCCCAAGAAGCCCCTCTCATCCCCGATCCATGGAGTGGTCAGTACGATGCTCTTGAGATCCAGGAAAGGTTGCTCCAGGCGACTCCCGTCAGGCAGGTACACCCACACCACTCCCACCTGCTCGGCCACAAAGAAGCGATGGGTGCCGTCCCCGGCGTGCACCATGGAGACCGGGTTCCTGAGCCCATTGGCCACCTCggccaggcagagctgcaggcAGCCCTCATGGTCCTCGGCCACCACCCCCAGGTTGCGGTTGAGATGGTCATTCCTCAGGACGTTGGGGAAGCAGTAATCCTTGTCGGGAAGATTGAGGAGGTGGCAGAAGCGGGCACCGTCCTTTTTGTGGGACTCTCGGAGACCTCGGTCATTGGTTAGGAGGGAGATGGCAGAGTGACAGTCAGAATGGAATGCCGAGCAGTAGTCAAAGCAGAGCCCAGGAAGGTTCCGGAGGGGTGTGTGAGGGTTCTCGGCATCGTAGAGGTGGGCTGCATAGGGCGAGCACTCCTGGAAGACAGCTGAAGGTCAGTCTCAATTGGAGCAAGCGGAGAAATGgccaaggggaagaaaaaaatagcctgCTGTCAGCAGTAGTGGTGCGCTcctatcatcccagtgactcaggaggctgaggcaggatgactgccggttcaaaaccagcctcagcaatttagtgaggccctaagcaacttaatgcaaccctgtctcaaaataaaaaataaaagggctggagatgtatgtggctcagtggttaagtgcccctgggtttaatgcctggtaccaaaaaaaaaaaaaaaaaaaactggaggggatttattttgttttgttttgtggtactggggattgaatccaggggtgcactacactgagctacaagcctttttttttttttttttttgagacgaaatctcactaagttgcccaggctgcctcaaacttgagatcctcctgcctccgcttcttactggaattacaggtgtgcaccactacccTGGCTGGATTCCAGATTCTGGAGTTTTTATTACCAACTACTAATAAATCATTTCTTGGACCAACATTTTTTATCCGTTAATGCTCCtggaaggcagaaagaaaaggggagCCAGGTGTGGCGGtgcctgtctgtaatcccaagtggctcaggaggccgaggcaggagaatcacaagttcaaaaccagcctcagcaacttagcaagtccctcagcaattcagtgagacctccgtctctaaataaaatataaaaatgagttggggatgtggctcagtgattaagcacccctgggttccattcctggtaccaaaaaaggggggggggacactCTACTATTTTTAGCACTTAGTTCTTGACACTTGGTGTTATTAGAtgaacattttaaagagaaaatggtaTCAAAATTCTCAGTTTTTCCTCTTATAAATGCTATGTCtgcaagattttctttctttatcagttcttaaGCAATTTGGCAAAAGTTTCATTTATTAAATCTGGGTGTTGGAGACATGAGGTGTTATTTCATTCTCTGGTTCTccatgtttgaaatattttacagttAAAAAGTAAATGATCAAAATGGACATTAAATGTACCACTCCCAGAGACTGGATGTCTAGTAATTTCTTCAGGTATTTGTAAAACTATTTGAGTCTGATGTGTTCAAAGCACTGCACTGGGAACTATACGTATTTGAATTATGACATTTGGGCAATATGACTACTCCTTACACAAAAACATATGAACAGTGTGTCCAAAAAAGTATCTGCTACTTAGACCTCCCTAGACTTACAGAAATTTTTAGGTGAGAATACAATTTTGTGGACAATCAGCTCCCAAAGGtgatgaaagagagagaggcaaCTGAGCCTTGGGAGGTAAGAAAGACAGATTAACTGTGGAGTTTGGAGAGGCAGAGGCAAAGGAGAGCAGTTTGGAGGGTCCATTAGCCAAACCCCACTGATTACTAATCTCTCTCCAAGCCCACCTGTGGGCTGACTCAGTTGCCTGTACTCTCTCAACACTTCACAAAGGAAGCAGCACCACTTTCTATGCATATCTGTGTCcctgtcttctcttttttcctctggaCTATAGATTGCAGAACAAGTTCTTGTTTATtgggcaaagaaaaagaaagagcccAGAGTTTCACACACAGTGTCTCTCCTGGGAATGTCTGGGTCAGCTGAGAATAATTATCAGAGTAATAACAAGCAAAATGACCTGCTCCTGAGTGTCACCTCACTGACTCCATCCAACTCTGGGAGGTGGAATAAAGGGAGAAGGGacacaaaaataagaacaaaatactAAAGAGCAGAAAGGACGATGGAAATGTCACCACCAGCATGGCACACCTTTATGCAGCTGTTTATAGAGTTTGTAGAGTTGCTCATaactaaacaaacattttttccagTTCATGGGTAAGAAAACCCAGGCCCAGGCAGCATCTCTACTGCACACCTTAACTATTGAGTCTCTCCTGCATGCCACACCCTGCTTTTCGGCACCGGGCACCAGCAGCGAGTGCACAAATTCTCTACTGAAACTCATGCTTCCTGGAGTTCAGAAATTTTTTAGGTGAGATTAATTGACCAGTGCTGTTGCTACTATACTTTGATGTGATGTGATCACAGGGTCACAAGATCTGGCGTCTGAACATCTAGATTTGTGCCCCAGGACTGTTTAACCTTGGACAAACGATTCTGGTAAAATGGAACTCATAATACCTACAGAATCATTGCCAAGAACACATTACAAGTCTGGGGGAAGAAAGAGTGCCTTGTAAATTTTAACAGACATGAGTTGGGTTGTTTGGCTGAAATTACTCTTATTCCTCAAATCTCTAAAACAAAAGAGATGTTGcatgtgactttttaaaacatcacCAAAGAGAGAAGTTGGAAGGAAGAGACATTTTCACCAGGGGAGCTCTCAGAAATAAACAACCTGAGTATTGCTCATAAAAGCCAGGCTTCTGCAGGGTGCCAGtgcacacgcctgcaatcccagcatctggggaggttggggcaagaggattgcaagttcaaagacagcttcagcaatttattgaggccctgaatgtagcaagactctgtctcaaaataaaaaataaaaagggctggggatgtggctcagtagttaagagcccctgggttcaatccttggtccaaaaaagaaaagcccaactTCTGACACCACATGGCTGTCCCAGAGTTAATTCTAGCGGAAACAGCAAGAGGTGGTGCTCTAGGTGAAAGAGTACAGCCCTGGGGCAGTGCCACCCACGTGGCTGACTTCTGCGCCAGGCTCAGTGGTAATTCCTGCCTGGACTCTGGGGGGCTCAGATAATCTCTCTTTGCAGCATGCAGGGAGTTGGGGTGGCCAGTGCACTTCTGAATAGTGGCAGCAGCAAGGGACATGAATGCCCAGCAGGGTCTCAGATAAAAGGCCTGTCTGGACTTTTGTCACATCGTTAGAGTACACCTTCCTCATGGCCACTTCTTTCATCAGCTCTCTCCCTGCACCCCTAAACACCCTCTTCCCATAAAGTCTGTGTGCAGCCTGTACACATCAGGTTTCCAGGCTGAGCTCAACTCAGGCGATGCCTCCCAGAAATGTGGATTTTGGCTACTGATGAGCCTGGAGAAGCAGAAACTCTGAGTCATCGCTTGTCAGCAGCTTGAAGCTCTCTCAGTCCAGTTCTGGAGTGTTGGGCAGCCAGTACCCCACAGAGAGCCCCATAATCTCTGCCACCGTTACCATCACACCAGAGACCCCCTTGGCACAAAGCACCCAGCTAAGCAAGGGCTGGACCCCAGCAGATGCCAATGCATCCCTCTCTCACATACTCTGGAAGTGTCACAGGTGTGCTGTGCCCAGCTCtctgatcattgcagagaggacaTGGACAGCAGTGGTTCTGAGAGCTCCATGAAAAATACCTCCCTTATTCTTTTGGCTCCTGGGGAAGAGCCCCAGAGGGAGAGCTCTGAGGAACCTGTGCAAGACAAACTCAGCACACCTGTGCCTCAGTGTACAGAGCACATTGCTGTCCGGCAAGGCACCTGGCAGGCAGGTAAGCTCTAAAAGGCTGAGTGTCCAAAGCACCCTCCCCCTAGGACTCGCCAGCAGCCCAGCACCCTTTACCACTGGGGTTGGAAGGCACATTGCCAAGCTGGCTCCGTCTTTTCACCTTGGGTTTACACTCAGGCCTACCTGGCAAAGGATGTCTTTAATGTAACCTCCGCACAGCTCGTGGCCCTTCAGATCGAAATAGTTCATGATGTCCCAGTACCGAGCAGCGATGCGGTTGTCCTTGCGCTGGTCACAGCAGCCAAAGGACTCATAGTCGGAGCAAAACTCAAGGTGCAGTGGAGGCCGAAAGGGAGGCCCATAATCCAGGCACTGGGGGTGTCCCTGCAGCAAGCCCATCTGGCCCACGAAggtgagacagagacagacagtgCCAGGAGAGAGCCTGGGGACCCAGGAACACCGACCATCACGCAGATCCGGCTTGGGCTTTCTCAGCATTTTGGCCTTGGGAACACTCCGGCTGCTGTTTGCTCAGGTTGGCTTCCCTGCTCTGCCCacattccctccctctcttcctccctgctcctcaaccccctttctctttcttccttctaccCCCATCCCCGCCCCTAGTTCCAAGAAGTGGTTTCTGAGCAGTGTCCCTCCTGTGGGCTAGTGGCCAAGCGTCCCTTgtggaaggaaaaggaagttgTCCCTACCTCCTCCTTCCCATCTAAACATGAAGCTTGTGCTACTCTCAATGCCAGCGCTGAGTCGTTGGGGCTTACGGTTTCTTAGCCAAAAGGTGCAACAGTGTCAACAACAGAGGGGCCTGATTCCTTAAAATTGCACAGAATTCTGCAGAGCAGGCCGGAAAATCCACACTTGTTTACTATTTCTTCACAGGCCGAGTGGCCCAGAGTCGCTGTGAGAACACCACATTACTGAGTCCCAGACAGCAGACTCTGAAGGCAGGCTTCCAGGGCTCCTGTGGTACTGAAGGGCACTGTGGAGACTCGAGTGTGGGTGGGGGGAGATGGAGGGAAGCTTTGTGGAAGCCAGGGTGCCCTATGGCCCCTGGAGTCTGATAAGGTGTGTATGTggatgggaagaaggaaggacaTGTTGTGAGTCTTGCATCTGCAGCAAGGAGTGAGGAAAGAGAAGACAGTAAAGGAAGAGGAGGGTGTCTTAGTCAAATCAAGCTGCTGTACCAAATATCATTTTATCTCATGGTTCAGGAGACTAGGAAGTTTAAGATGGGGGACAAGTTTTGGTGTTTGATGAGGGCCTTATTCCTTGTTGATGGTGCCGTTTGCTGCATCTTCATGAcatcacatggcagaagggtcAGAGTGAAACAAACCAACTCTCAAGCCCCCTTACAGAAGCCCTAATTGAATCCTAAAGGCAtcacctttttgtgtgtgtgttggagattGAGCCCAAGGTCTTAGCATGCTAGGCACTCACTCTAACAGAGCTACACCCGTGGCTgctatagtttgtttgtttttcctcccaggtaccagggatagaacctagggatgctctgagctacatgcccagcacCCTGCCCTCCCCATCTTTTGAGccagtctcactatgttgccaagTCTCACTTCAAAATTtccattctcctgcttcagcctcccaagttgctggaagtTATAGGTGTGCATTACCAAACCCATCTTATAGTTTAGACCCTGAATGTCCTCTTAAGATCcatgtgttaaagtcttggtTCTTGACTCATGGTGCCACTGGAAGACAGTAGAACCTCTTGGAggtggaggaagttaggtcactgagaACGTGTCCTTGAAAGGGATAGTGGACCCAGGCTCCccaaccaaccatggattgaaacccctataactgtgaaccaaaataaacctttcctctttattaaACTGATTACCCCAGGTGATTGTGACAGTAACGGAAAGCTGAATAACACACCAGCCCAAGGCCCTGCCTCTGAATATTAACACACTGGAAAATTAGTTTCAGTATATTAATTTTGAGAGACACATTAAGACACAGGAGTGTGGCCCAACAAGGACTGTTTGGGATAATTTTACCAGGAAGCACAGGATGTTTCGGTTATTTTTGCCAAGTCTATACCAGCTTTAGGGGTACTCCTCCTCACTTAGTGTAAGTTCCAACACCACTTAAGAATGTGTTTTGCTCTGTACGTGTCCCTTACACATAACAGGCCTTTGGAAATTCTTCTTGAATGAGTAGACGAATAGCCACAAAACCAAACAGAGGCACAAATAGGGACACAGGTCCATGGGGACATCTGGTCCCTGAGCTTActctttattttccatatttccaGTTCACTTTGCAATT is a window encoding:
- the Hhipl2 gene encoding HHIP-like protein 2, translated to MLRKPKPDLRDGRCSWVPRLSPGTVCLCLTFVGQMGLLQGHPQCLDYGPPFRPPLHLEFCSDYESFGCCDQRKDNRIAARYWDIMNYFDLKGHELCGGYIKDILCQECSPYAAHLYDAENPHTPLRNLPGLCFDYCSAFHSDCHSAISLLTNDRGLRESHKKDGARFCHLLNLPDKDYCFPNVLRNDHLNRNLGVVAEDHEGCLQLCLAEVANGLRNPVSMVHAGDGTHRFFVAEQVGVVWVYLPDGSRLEQPFLDLKSIVLTTPWIGDERGFLGLAFHPKFRRNRKFYIYYSCLGKKKVEKIRISEMKVSQADPNKADPKSERVILEIEEPASNHNGGQLLFGLDGYMYIFTGDGGQAGDPFGKFGNAQNKSSLLGKVLRIDVNRAGSDGKHYRVPLDNPFVSEPGAHPAIYAYGIRNMWRCAVDRGDPITRQGRGRMFCGDVGQNRFEEVDLIVKGGNYGWRAKEGFECYDKNLCHNASLDDILPIYAYGHAVGKSVTGGYVYRGCESPNLNGLYIFGDFMSGRLMALQEDRKTQKWKKRDICLGSTSSCAFPGLISTYSKFIISFAEDEAGELYFLATSYPSAYAPHGSIYKFVDPSRRAPPGKCKYKPLPVKITSKRIQFRPLAVTVLDLLKEQSEKAARQSSNATLASSSHQASSQRGFSKKPASPTSSKKMSQRPGAKKKARVWSPGPQGKRKKNLQTHHGGMKPLAKQRPSGRGLP